Proteins from one Arthrobacter sp. Soc17.1.1.1 genomic window:
- a CDS encoding glutamate-5-semialdehyde dehydrogenase codes for MTDLQAETTPRTDDADVLSPDQLTAAVHSIADRSRVASRTLGRANRARKDRVLLAVADALVARRDTVLAANRSDVERGRASGTSAYLLDRLTLDAARIDGLADALRELAALPDPVGTAVRAETLPNGLRLRQVRVPLGVVAAIYEARPNVTVDIAGLALKSGNAVILRGGSAAATTNAALVGIIRDTLEDQGLPDDAVLTIDEFGREGARVLMEARGRVDVLIPRGGRDLIQSVVTSARVPVIETGEGNVHILLDESADEEMAIDILLNAKTQRPSVCNTVETLLVHSRSRAAAGVLAALVRAGVALHVDDRSRVLLPAGTDAQPATEEDWGREYMQLDLAVRTVDSVDEALQHIRRWSTGHSEAIITNNLASSEEFVAGVDSAAVLVNASTRFVDGGELGLGAEVGISTQKMHARGPMGLAELTTTKWIVQGEGQIRR; via the coding sequence ATGACCGATCTGCAGGCCGAGACGACCCCCCGGACCGACGACGCCGACGTGCTGTCCCCGGACCAGCTCACCGCGGCAGTCCACTCCATCGCCGACCGGTCCCGTGTCGCGTCCCGGACGCTCGGGCGCGCCAACCGCGCCCGCAAGGACCGTGTACTCCTCGCCGTCGCCGACGCCCTCGTCGCCCGGCGCGACACCGTCCTCGCGGCCAACCGGTCCGACGTCGAGCGCGGCCGTGCCTCCGGCACCTCCGCCTACCTGCTGGACCGGCTCACCCTCGATGCCGCGCGCATCGACGGCCTCGCCGACGCCCTGAGGGAGCTCGCAGCGCTCCCGGACCCCGTCGGGACGGCGGTCCGTGCCGAGACCCTGCCCAACGGGCTGAGGCTGCGGCAGGTCCGCGTGCCCCTCGGCGTCGTCGCGGCCATCTACGAGGCGCGCCCCAATGTCACCGTCGACATCGCGGGCCTCGCCCTCAAGAGCGGCAACGCCGTCATCCTGCGCGGCGGCAGCGCGGCGGCCACCACGAACGCCGCGCTGGTCGGCATCATCCGCGACACCCTCGAGGACCAGGGGCTGCCGGACGACGCCGTCCTCACCATCGACGAGTTCGGCCGCGAAGGAGCCCGCGTGCTCATGGAGGCCCGCGGACGCGTGGACGTCCTCATCCCGCGCGGCGGCCGGGACCTCATCCAGTCGGTCGTGACCTCGGCGCGGGTCCCGGTGATCGAGACGGGGGAGGGGAACGTGCACATCCTCCTCGACGAGAGCGCGGACGAGGAGATGGCGATCGACATCCTCCTCAACGCCAAGACGCAGCGCCCCAGCGTCTGCAACACCGTGGAGACGCTTCTCGTCCACAGCCGTTCCCGCGCCGCTGCAGGCGTCCTCGCGGCGCTCGTGCGCGCCGGGGTGGCCCTGCACGTCGACGACCGCTCACGCGTACTGCTCCCCGCAGGCACCGACGCCCAGCCGGCCACGGAGGAGGACTGGGGCCGTGAATACATGCAGCTCGATCTGGCGGTGCGCACCGTGGACAGCGTCGACGAGGCGCTGCAGCACATCCGGCGGTGGAGCACGGGGCACAGCGAGGCGATCATCACGAACAACCTGGCGTCCTCGGAGGAGTTCGTCGCCGGGGTGGACTCGGCCGCAGTGCTGGTCAACGCCTCCACCCGGTTCGTCGACGGCGGCGAGCTCGGCCTCGGCGCCGAGGTGGGGATCTCCACCCAGAAGATGCATGCCCGCGGACCCATGGGCCTGGCCGAACTGACGACGACCAAGTGGATCGTGCAGGGCGAGGGGCAGATCCGCCGTTGA